A genomic segment from Alistipes senegalensis JC50 encodes:
- a CDS encoding BamA/TamA family outer membrane protein produces MRRVCRIFAAAALGLLGPACSVTRHIPEGQYLVQRVKIEDDESTPRRDRITASDLEKYVRQTPNKRFLGTNFYVWLYEQADPAKDNRWNNWKRKIGQAPVLLETGLTEKSAENLKVYMDSKGFFDSRASFEVDTTSRRKRARITYRTYQGEPYRIDSISYEFQDEFLEQIVLPDTARTLLRRGDIYDVTVLDAERERITSYLKERGYYNFSVNNIMFWADTLGGNREVDLRVVVKQYLTGYNARGQAVMDNNMVYRIDRINIFPDYDPTVARTDTTLVSRLDTLYYRGLNIIYEKRPNLRPSVLRQAVPLYPNYVYNSAQVNRAYSDLMALGYFKSARIAFEEQARQADDADNYVSFIGATADSTRTLYTREGYLTCNILCTPTLKQSVKVDLEGSTTSSFYGLKATLGYQNRNIFRGAESFDISFTAGYEFMKAPDAKKKRATEFGVTTGLTFPRFLLPGRFRSVNQPRTKIELSVNFQDRPYYRRTLSSAGITYMWTNDRYSSFSLRPIDINVVDVNDLDASFLMVNNSGPDGEPQLTQNRYLLESFTTQFIGGLSFGYSYNNQRKNLGGNATNIRFNAETAGNLIDAVEHMFFSPARDKDYYSIFGIRYSQYFRSDLSVSRKIMLGDVTALVGRLYGGVAMAYGNSSSVPFDRQFYCGGSNGMRGWTPRTLGQGSVPDPRNDYPVQTGDVKLEANLELRFPVWGIIHGATFFDLGNIWYIRENPKEYSDDAVFRFDRFYKQLGFNTGLGLRFDIKFAVLRLDWGIQLHNPNNPAGERWIHNFRWKNTALNFGVGYPF; encoded by the coding sequence GTGCGCAGGGTGTGCCGCATATTCGCCGCCGCGGCGCTGGGCCTTCTCGGTCCGGCTTGCAGCGTCACGCGGCACATTCCCGAAGGGCAGTACCTCGTGCAGCGGGTGAAGATCGAGGACGACGAATCGACGCCCCGCAGGGACCGTATCACGGCCTCCGATTTGGAGAAATACGTGCGTCAGACTCCCAACAAGCGCTTCCTCGGAACCAATTTTTATGTCTGGCTGTACGAACAGGCCGATCCGGCGAAAGACAACCGCTGGAATAACTGGAAGCGCAAGATCGGGCAGGCGCCCGTGCTGCTGGAAACGGGGCTGACGGAGAAGAGCGCCGAGAACCTGAAAGTCTATATGGACTCGAAGGGGTTTTTCGACTCGCGGGCTTCGTTCGAGGTCGATACCACGTCGCGCCGCAAGCGCGCCCGGATCACCTACCGCACGTATCAGGGCGAACCCTACCGCATCGACTCGATCTCCTACGAATTCCAGGACGAGTTCCTCGAACAGATCGTGCTGCCCGATACGGCGCGCACGCTGCTCCGCCGGGGGGACATCTACGATGTCACGGTGCTCGACGCCGAGCGGGAGCGCATCACCTCCTACCTCAAGGAACGGGGGTACTACAATTTTTCGGTCAATAACATCATGTTCTGGGCCGACACGCTGGGCGGCAACCGCGAGGTCGATCTGCGCGTGGTCGTCAAGCAGTATCTCACCGGTTACAACGCACGCGGGCAGGCCGTCATGGACAACAACATGGTCTACCGCATCGACCGGATCAACATCTTTCCGGACTACGATCCGACCGTCGCGCGGACCGACACCACGCTGGTCTCGCGCCTCGATACGCTCTATTACCGGGGTCTGAACATCATCTACGAGAAGCGTCCCAATCTGCGCCCGTCGGTGCTCCGGCAGGCCGTGCCGCTCTATCCCAACTATGTCTACAACTCGGCGCAGGTCAACCGCGCCTACTCCGACCTGATGGCCCTCGGGTATTTCAAAAGCGCCCGGATCGCCTTCGAGGAGCAGGCCCGGCAGGCGGACGATGCCGACAACTATGTCTCCTTCATCGGTGCGACGGCCGATTCGACCCGGACACTCTACACCCGCGAGGGGTACCTCACGTGCAACATCCTCTGCACGCCGACGCTCAAACAGAGCGTCAAGGTCGATCTCGAGGGGAGCACCACGTCGAGTTTCTACGGGCTGAAAGCCACCCTCGGCTATCAGAACCGCAACATCTTCCGCGGGGCTGAGTCGTTCGACATCTCCTTCACGGCGGGCTACGAGTTTATGAAGGCCCCCGATGCCAAGAAGAAGCGGGCCACGGAGTTCGGCGTCACCACGGGCCTCACGTTCCCGCGCTTCCTGCTGCCGGGGCGTTTCCGCTCGGTGAACCAGCCCCGGACCAAGATCGAACTGTCGGTCAATTTCCAGGACCGTCCCTATTACCGCCGCACGCTTTCCAGCGCCGGCATCACCTACATGTGGACCAACGACCGTTATTCGTCGTTCTCGCTGCGGCCGATCGACATCAACGTGGTCGATGTGAACGACCTCGACGCCTCGTTCCTGATGGTCAACAACTCCGGTCCCGACGGCGAGCCGCAGCTCACCCAGAACCGCTACCTGCTCGAAAGTTTCACGACGCAGTTCATCGGCGGCCTTTCGTTCGGTTACAGTTACAACAACCAGCGCAAGAATCTCGGAGGCAACGCCACGAATATCCGTTTCAACGCCGAGACCGCCGGCAACCTGATCGACGCCGTCGAACACATGTTCTTCTCCCCGGCCCGGGACAAGGACTACTATTCGATCTTCGGCATCCGTTATTCGCAGTATTTCCGTTCGGACCTGAGCGTCAGCCGGAAAATCATGCTGGGCGACGTGACGGCGCTCGTCGGGCGCCTCTACGGAGGCGTGGCGATGGCCTACGGCAACTCCTCCTCCGTGCCGTTCGACCGCCAGTTCTACTGCGGCGGCAGCAACGGCATGCGCGGCTGGACGCCCCGCACCCTCGGACAGGGATCGGTGCCCGACCCCCGCAACGACTATCCGGTGCAGACCGGCGACGTGAAGCTGGAGGCCAACCTCGAACTGCGCTTCCCGGTCTGGGGGATCATCCACGGGGCGACCTTCTTCGATTTGGGCAATATCTGGTACATCCGGGAGAATCCGAAGGAGTATTCGGACGATGCGGTCTTCCGCTTCGATCGGTTCTACAAACAGTTGGGATTCAACACGGGACTGGGCCTGCGCTTCGACATCAAATTCGCCGTGCTGCGCCTCGACTGGGGCATCCAGCTCCATAATCCCAACAATCCCGCCGGCGAGCGGTGGATTCACAATTTCCGCTGGAAGAATACGGCGCTGAACTTCGGCGTCGGCTATCCGTTCTGA
- a CDS encoding nitroreductase family protein gives MKSVLFKHRSIRKFLPTPIPEELLQECLEAASRASTCGNMQLYSLVVTRDRALRERLAPCHFNQPMVCEAPCVVTVCADVHRFTMWCEQRDADPAYDNFAWFLNASTDALLAAQNLCVEAEMHGLGICYLGTTIYTAGDISRILELPKGVIPVTTVVMGYPDESPALTDRLPLEAVVHYEKYTDYTAAEIDELWAEREESDLTKRLLEENGLPNLAKIFTERRYVRKDNLAISKSYFALLKEKGFFNN, from the coding sequence ATGAAAAGTGTGCTTTTCAAGCATCGTTCGATACGCAAGTTCCTGCCGACGCCCATTCCCGAGGAGCTTTTGCAAGAGTGTCTCGAAGCTGCCTCGCGTGCCTCGACCTGCGGCAACATGCAGCTCTATTCGCTGGTGGTGACCCGCGACCGGGCGCTGCGCGAGCGGCTCGCTCCGTGCCATTTCAATCAGCCGATGGTCTGCGAGGCTCCGTGCGTGGTGACCGTCTGCGCCGACGTGCACCGCTTCACGATGTGGTGCGAGCAGCGCGACGCCGATCCCGCCTACGACAATTTCGCCTGGTTCCTGAACGCTTCGACCGACGCCCTGCTGGCGGCGCAGAACCTCTGCGTCGAGGCCGAGATGCACGGACTGGGCATCTGCTACCTCGGCACGACGATCTACACCGCGGGCGACATTTCGCGGATTCTGGAGCTTCCGAAGGGGGTTATTCCCGTCACGACCGTCGTCATGGGCTATCCCGACGAATCGCCCGCACTGACCGACCGCCTGCCGCTGGAAGCCGTGGTCCACTACGAAAAGTACACCGACTATACCGCTGCCGAGATCGACGAGCTGTGGGCCGAACGCGAGGAGTCGGATCTCACGAAGCGCCTGTTGGAGGAGAACGGATTGCCGAATCTGGCGAAGATCTTCACCGAGCGCCGCTACGTGCGCAAGGACAACCTCGCCATTTCGAAATCCTATTTCGCCCTGCTGAAAGAGAAGGGATTCTTCAACAACTGA
- the dapF gene encoding diaminopimelate epimerase, with translation MRTEFTKYEGAGNDFILIDNRDGVFTPEAEAIARLCDRHFGIGADGVMTLARSAEIDCSMRYYNADGSEGEMCGNGARCFALFAEHLGIGGETKYFDAADGLHTARIRRSKGPAGEIELGMTAVREIRTGDGWWFLNTGVPHYVEFVDDLAATDVIGRGRIIRRDTARFPQGTNVNFVQVTGDGTIRVRTYERGVENETLACGTGATAAAIVANFALQPRTVRYAVSVPGGELAVRFSHEPGTQTYTDIRLTGPARRVFGGVFDSENF, from the coding sequence ATGAGGACGGAATTCACGAAATACGAGGGTGCGGGCAACGACTTCATCCTGATCGACAACCGCGACGGCGTCTTCACGCCCGAGGCGGAGGCGATCGCCCGCCTGTGCGACCGCCATTTCGGCATCGGCGCCGACGGAGTGATGACCCTCGCGCGCAGCGCCGAGATCGACTGCTCGATGCGTTACTACAACGCCGACGGGTCGGAAGGCGAGATGTGCGGCAACGGCGCCCGCTGCTTCGCGCTGTTCGCCGAGCACCTCGGCATCGGCGGCGAAACCAAATATTTCGACGCCGCGGACGGACTCCATACCGCCCGAATCCGCCGCTCGAAAGGCCCCGCAGGCGAAATCGAGCTGGGAATGACCGCCGTCCGGGAGATCCGCACGGGCGACGGCTGGTGGTTTCTCAACACGGGAGTGCCCCACTACGTAGAGTTCGTCGATGACCTCGCCGCGACAGATGTCATCGGCCGCGGCCGCATCATCCGCCGCGACACGGCCCGCTTCCCGCAGGGCACGAACGTCAATTTCGTGCAGGTCACGGGCGACGGCACGATCCGCGTGCGCACCTACGAACGCGGCGTGGAAAACGAGACGCTCGCCTGCGGAACGGGAGCCACGGCAGCCGCCATCGTCGCCAATTTCGCCCTCCAGCCCCGGACCGTCCGCTATGCGGTTTCGGTCCCCGGAGGAGAACTTGCGGTACGGTTTTCGCATGAACCGGGAACACAGACCTACACGGACATCCGACTGACCGGACCGGCACGCCGAGTCTTCGGAGGGGTGTTCGACAGCGAAAATTTCTAA